The Leishmania braziliensis MHOM/BR/75/M2904 complete genome, chromosome 28 region AGAAGTTCTACATGAAGTGGACGAATAACATGCTGCAACACGACGACCCCATTATCGTGCCGTGCGAGAGTGCCGACTACACTATGGTTACCTTCTACCCCGACTTTGCGCGCTTCCACGTCGATAAGTTTAGCGAGGACATATTGCTCATGATGAAGCGGCGCGTGTACGACGTCGCGGGGTGCACTGACAAGACCCTCAAGTGCTTCCTGAACGATGAACGAATcgcctgcaccaccttcccGGAGTACGTCGACCTCTACCCCACCATgggcgaggagaggaaggcggcGAGCTACTCCCGCGCGAATGACCGGTGGGAGCTGTGCGTACGGGTGTCAAACATTGGGCCGCAGCAGGTGAGCTTCGTCAACtccatcgccaccacccGCGGCGGCACCCATGTCAAGTACATCATGGACCAAATCGTCACCAAAGTGGTGGAGCAggccaagaagaagaagaagacagACGTGAAGTCGCATATGATTAGGCCGCATATTTTTCTATTCGTCAACTGCCTCATTGACAACCCCAGCTTCGACTCGCAGACGAAGGAGACGCTCAACACCGTCAAGAGCAAGTTCGGCAGCACGTGCGACTTGCCCAACAGCATTGTCGACTACATCATGAACTCCGGCATCGTTGAGCGCTCAGTTGAAATGGCGAACAGCAAGATCGCGAAGGAGATGGCGTCCAAGATAAAGTCGTCGGATCGGAAGCAGATCATGGGCATCCCGAAGCTGGACGACGCCAACGAGGCGGGCGGCAAGCacggccaccgctgcacacTGATCCTTACAGAGGGTGACTCAGCCAAGACACTCTGCACGGCTGGCTTAGCGGTGAAGGATCGAGACTACTTTGGCGTGTTTCCGCTGCGCGGCAAACCTCTCAACGTACGCGAGGCGTCGCTGAAGAAGCTGGCGGCTTGCGAAGAGATCCAGTGCGTTATGAAGATTATGGGGCTCGACATTCGCCAAAAGTACGAGAACACCGACGGGTTGCGCTACGGCCACCTCATGATCATGTCCGACCAGGACCATGACGGATCGCACATCAAGGGGCTACTCATCAACTTCATTCACTGCTTCTGGCCAAACCTGCTGCGAGTGCCTGGTTTCCTTCAGCAGTTCATTACCCCGATTGTGAAAGCCCGACCAAAGGGCCGCGGCGGGGCCGGCAAGGCGAtctccttcttctccatGCCGGACTACTTCGAGTGGAAGAAGGCGATTGGGGACAACCTGAGCAACTACCAAATTCGCTACTACAAGGGTCTCGGCACGTCCGGCGCCGAGGAGGGCCGCGAGTACTTTGAGAACATTGACCGGCACCGCCTCAGCTTTGTGGAGCAGGAtcagagcgaggaggaccgCATCGTCATGGCATTTGGCAAGGACCGCGTCGAGGACCGCAAGGAGTGGATCACAAACTTCAAAACGAACGTGAACGTGAATGAGTCGATGGACTACAGCGTGCGCCAGGTGTCCTATCGAGACTTTGTGGACAAGGAGCTCATCCTCTTCTCCATCGCTGACTGCGAGCGCAGTATCCCGAGTGCGATTGACGGCTTCAAGCCCGGCCAACGCAAGAtcctcttctcctgcttCAAGCGTAACTTGGTGAACTCTATcaaggtggtgcagcttGCCGGCTACGTCTCGGAGCACTCCGCCTACCATCACGGCGAGCAGTCGCTTGTGCAGACGATCGTCGGAATGGCGCAGGACTTTGTGGGTAGCAACAacgttccgctgctgcgcaaggaCGGTCAGTTCGGTACGCGGCTGCACGGTGGCAAGGACCACGCCGCGGGGCGCTACATTTTTACTCGGCTCATGCACGTCGCCCGGGCCATCTTTCATCCGGCTGACGACTTCGTGGTCGAGTACAAGGACGACGATGGTCTCTCTGTGGAGCCCTTCTACTACATTCCGGTCATCCCCATGGTGCTGGTGAATGGCACGACTGGTATCGGCACCGGGTTCAGCACGAGCATCCCGAACTACAACCCGCTGGAGGTCATCCGCAACCTTGAGCGCCTCATGCgaggtgaggaggtgcacaaGATGCAACCGTGGTACTTTGGCTTCACCGGCACaatggaggagaaggagccgGGTAAGTTCATCTCCCATGGCAGGTACGAGGTACGCCCGGATGGGGTCGTGTGCATTACAGAGCTGCCGATCGGCGTGTGGACGCAGACGTACAAGAAGTTCTTGGAGGACATGCGGGAGAAGGAGCTCGTGGTGCAGTACCGCGAGCACACAACGGATGTGACGGTGGACTTCGAAGTGTTTCTGCATCCCCAGGTGCTGGAGCAGTGGGTCGCGCAGGACGTCGTCGAGGAGCGACTGCAGCTGAAGGAGTACGTGCACGCCACGAACATCATCGCCTTCAACAAGGAGGGTCAGATCACCAAGTACTGGGATGCGGAGTCGGTGCTCAAGGACTTCTATCTCGTGCGCCTCGACTACTACGCAAAGCGCAAGGACTATCTCTTGGGTGAGCTGCGTCGGCTGACGAGCAAGCTGGAGAATATGGTCCGCTTTGTGcgcgaggtggtggagggcaCGCTCGTGGTGACAAAGCGGAAAAAGAaggagctgctcgaggacCTGCAGGGACGCCTGTATCTCCCCTTCCCACCCCACGCAAAGAAGAAGCTATCTTCGACAaccgtggaggaggagggtggcgaGGCGGAGCCTACTACACAGAACAGCGAAGAGGACGTGTTGGGTATGGGAAGCGCTGCCGACGGTGGCGTGGACGACGGTGACGCAGAGACGCCTGAGGTGCGTCGTGCTACTCGCAACTACGACTATCTGCTTGGCATGAAGCTGTGGAGCCTTACGGCGGAGATGATCGCGCGGCTGGAGGCACAGCTGGCCCGGGCGCGCCACGACACGGCCACGATGGAGGCCCGCACCCCCAAAGACATGTGGATGGAGGACCTCCAGGTGCTGCGCACCAAGCTGGAGAGCTTCTACGCCGCTCGTGAGGTGGAGATTGCCACCATTCAGCGcaagaaggtgaagaagcCGTTTGACGCGCGACGACTGCGCGTGCCGATCTTGTCCGACAAGGCGCGGTCTTTGCTGcagaaggaggcggagaagcacCTGAAGgcaaacagcagcggcgccggccggcgcatcggcggcggcgatgacgcaATGCTCGGCGAAGCTTCCTCGGCCGGTGGCGAGGCCGCACGGCCCAGACcaaagaaggcggcggtgaagCGGCGACGCAAGAGGGacagcgatgatgacgatgacAGCGACTCCGACGAGGACTGGATGTTGGACAACAGCGACGATGGCGATGAGGGTGAGAGCATTGTGGGTATGGGTGACGCCGGAGCGCCACCGGTACCGAAGCGGGCACGGGGCTGCGACCCTCCGAAGAAGCCCCGCGCAGCCCCGAAGCGCAGTGCGGCGTCGAAGCCGGGCAAGAAGGCTCATAACAGCAGTGACGACGATGGTGGCAATTCATGCGACAACCACAACAGCGGTAGCTCCAAGCCGGTGAGGCGCAGGCTCCGGAAGGAGGCGACATTGtcagccactgctgctgctgctacgaagaaggcggcggatGACTTCGACCTGGATGGTTTTGGACTCGATGCACTTTCCTCCGCGTCACCGGTGAGCGCCGCACCAAAGACGACCGTGACTGCTGCGTCCCCGTCAaacggcagcgcagcgcgcgccAGAAAGCCCAACGCTGACGCCGACGATGATGACCTCCTCCTACTGGGGCTTGGTAAGGCGAAGGCAGAAGCGAATCGACCGACTACCACAGCAAACAGCAAGAGGGacaccgccatcgccaccgccccTGCAAAGCCGAGGCCGAAGCCAGCCgctcggcgccgtcgccacaTTAGCAGCAGTGACCTAAGCGATGATGACGGTGACAGCACTGATGAATCGGTGCCGTCATCAGAGGAGTCttcctcgtcgtcatccGACCTCGGCTCCGACTACAGCTTCAGCGACTAGAGGTCGCAGTGATACACGACTAGTGCGAAGATAGTGAAGGTGTGTGTCTCTTGATCgctgcttcctcctctgcgtcCCGACGCTTTCTGAGCTGAGGCCCGAGTACGGACATACGAAGATGCATTGAGTACTACCTTGTACGTGCGCAAACACATAGGATCGATTCACagctgccccccctcccccagcacATCCAGACACCCATTCTGCGTCTCTTTTCTTCGGTGGCTGCCTGAGGGACTGCGTGCCTTCGTGTTGCCCCTTCACCACTTCGTAATAGGACTTGCAAGGGCCCTACTCACTGACTTCTACCCGCCTCATCTGGGTGTTGCTGTAGCAGCGTAATAATGCAGCGAATGCTCTTGAGCACTGAGGACCAGCAGGCAGAAATAAAAAGTGAGGTACCAAGAAGACAGTGAAGGTGGGCGCCGGTGGGCTTTGGAGGAGACTTTCACCATTGTGTGGCAGAGGAGCCTCAGCCTCTGCCAcataccccccctccccacacacacacacagacagacagacagcgAAAGAGGGAGACGTGATATCGCCCTGTTCCAtgtctgtgtgcctctctccctttctctctctgcgggTGTACGCCGGCCATTCACAAGCGCGACTCCCCACACGTTTGCTCACACGCTGGACTAGCTGACCATGGCCTCAGAGGCTTGCCTCGCgtccttcttcccctcccccttcaacACCGCGTCAGTTTCCATATGCCTCACGGCTTACGCTGTGCGTATACATGCAGACCCCGCTCCTTCTACCTCCTTGGTTTTACCTTCCcacgcttcttctctctgaaTGCTCGCACACGACTGCTTCTGTAGTAATAATTCTTCGCTGCTTCTCTACTAATGGACATTGCAGCTGTCCGTcgcggcgttggcggccgTGGCGATCGGCAAGGGCCGAAACTGATCGCCGTGATCATTGGCGAGACGCTTTTGCCCACACTCTTGCGCGGCGGGCACGTCACCTTCGTTGGCCCTCTGAGCCCCCTgagcccctcccctcgtctTCCGGCAGCGTTATTGCCAGTGTGCAATACCCCTGTCATAGACTACGTGCTTGAAAACTTGGTACTGAACGGAGTGGATGAGGTGACCATCCTTCTTAACTCGTGCTCTGCAGCGCAGACTATTGCGCACCTCTCTGAGTGTCGCACGGCACGCGGAAAGCCTTGGATGCTGAGTGACTCCATAGATGTGAGAGTGATCGAGTGCGCACGCCGAATCGCCACCTTAGCGGACGCCGCGGACGAAATGCGGGAGCGCAATGTCGTTCCGCAAAACGGCTCCTTCCTGCTGGTCCCTATCGACACGGTGGCCTCCTTCACGAACCTGCGGGAGTGCTATCAGACCCACCTGGAGCGGGTGCGCAGGGTGAGCAAGTACGCGGCAACGCTGCTGTGTGTTTCCTCTCGCCATGCTcttgcagcagcactgcgcaACTCCTTGGTGAACCACCTCGCTGAAACAGAGGAGGCGAGCTCTCAGTCCCCCGTGTCCCCGATCGGCGACAgtggccgccacggcgtcCTTAGCATCCAGCAGACGTCGGACATGCTGCGCCTTCGCAACTACCCTGccccggtgctgccgcgggAGCGCCACACCATGTTCGTGCTCAACAAGGCAACGCAGGTCGTGACATACATGGCGCGCCTCGAaagcggcgaggaggcgccggAGCCACCGGCGGTGGTGTTCAGCAGTAGTGCCCCGCAGTCCGTGCGCATGGACCTCTTGCCGACCGGCTACCTgttttgctgctgcgaggCGCTTTCCCTAATCGAGTTCCACATTCGCGACCTCTACAGTTTCCTTAGCACGTCACTGCTGGGCCAGGTGGAGATCTACGGTAACGTCTTTGGCCTCATCGAGCTACCCGCATCCTCGTCGGTGGTGGAGTCGATAAGCAGCGCCGAGGCGTACATCCAATGCAACCTCGATGTGTGCGCCCGCCGGCTGTTTCCGATGACACGGGAGAGCTGCTTTGCCGAGGCGCTAGCCAAATATGCCGTCTCCTCGACATGCGAAACCGTCTACCTGCACACGACCTCCAAGTGTGCGAATAATAGCCTTATGGGTCCGAATGTGGTAGTAGGCGAGGAAGTGAGTGTGCCGGCTTCGGTGGAGCTGGCCGGGACGGTGCTCGGGGCCCGCGTCGAGCTGGGCGATGAGGCCTCACTGCGCAGCTGTGTTGTGATGGAGAGTGCCCGGATCGGCCGCCGGTGTGTGCTGCAGGGGTGTCTGATAGGTCCTCACGCGGTGATTGGCGATGGCGTGGAGCTCTCCTACGCTGTTGTGGGGGAGCGCTGTGTCTTGGACGGGGTAACCACTAATGGCACGCCGCTcgtggtgcagcaccagGCGATTGAGTGCGACGCGGAGGACACTATCGGTGcagacagcgacagcgccgaaGGCTACAAGACAGACAAGGTGCTCACCGGCGCGAGCGGTCGCGGGCACGTGCTTGAGGACCGCTACAGCAGCAACATCCTCCCCACCAGCGCGCTCTTTACGGAGGACCCCGTGGCGCGCCCCGCGCAGagcggcgacgatgacgactcctctgaggaggacgacgagcAAGCGGTGTTTCGCCGCAGCATTCAGCGCCACGTCCAAgcagcgctcctgcagcCGTCCCGCATCGAATCCAGCAGCTACGACATGTCCACTGTCTGCCTCTCCAGCGGCTTCGGCTACCCCGAACTGTGCGAGATCGTCACGGAGCTGCTCATGGAGCACTTGCTGGGCGCCCATCGCGATGAGTCCCCGGCGGACATGGTCGAGGCTGCGCGAGATTTGTTCCACACATGGTGCCGGCCATTTTACAACAACTTCCTGTCCAAGAACCAACAGCCAAACGTGGACGCGATGGTCGCGACGCTCGAAGGACTCTGCGGCGCCATCGGCGAGGTGAGCTGCCCACTGCGCTGCTACGGTCCGCAGCTGGTGGAGATGCTCTACTACGGTTGCGACGATGACCTCTACAATGAGCGCGGGTACTGCATCGTGAGCGGTGAGAGTTTGATCACCTTTGACGCAGAGATGGAGCACCGACtccaggtgctgcagcgctacaCCGCCTTCAACGGTGGCCGGGACAAGAGCAGAGGTGTTGCAGGCTTGCTAAGCAGTGACTACGACACCAcatccagcagcaccagcagcagcagtagcggtgATGACGAGTCGCGTGACCTGCACGAAGAAGGGAAGGTGCTGGTGGCTGTCAGCTGCCACGGCTTCATTATGGGTGTCAAGGACTTCCTCGACGCTGAGTAGGGTGGCACTGAGGGGGGAGTGAGTgggaggcagtggtgaaAGGGTCGCATGCTGTGCACACCTGCCAATGCATAGTGGGGCTGGATGCGAGATGTAGTGAacagcagagagcgagagagggaggaagaggaaagttGAGAAGACGCTTGAGGGGGTgagtgggaggggagagagcctcgcgcacagaggaggaaaggaCACAACTGCGCATGGACAACGACGAAGAGGGTCCTACCCCATCCTTTACCGTTGTTCTTCTCCCGCTgagcacacagacacagaaAAAGCGAATAATGGCTTCCTAGCGTTAGCACGCTTATACGCGAGGGCTGAGGACTTTGATTACatgtccctccctcctcgcccctctccacctccacctctccgTGGTCGCCATTCCTTACTCTCGCGCGTGCTCTCTCGCTTGAATCTTGCCGGGCTGAGAAGTCGCTTTCTAAGAGAAAAGCAAACCCAAGCAGcgacgtgtgtgcgtgtgcggcttCGAGCATCTAAAGAATCCACGAAGTGTAAGTACGACTCAGTCTGCTCAAGGGAGGGACACGATGAAGTacctcgtttctctcttgctattttgtgtgtatgtgcgcgttcctgggtgggtggggaggtTGTGACATGGACAGCGAACGCCTGCTGCGCGcatcctctcttctccctcattCACGCAGTCATTCATCCACACCTGTGCGAGACGTAGAAGATAAACatgggggaagaggaggatgggGGCGGTGAGGAGCTACAAGAACAGTGCGCTCTCTacctctgctcctcctgtCCTGCTCTGATctttctgctctctttcgTCGGCTTTTTTGCCCTTTTCTTTCATCGTCTCGAGTGGCGCTGCTCATGCGCTTCAACCTGCAGCTGATTTGGTGGCAGCGCGATCATGTAGTGGCTCGCTCACCCTCTTCGCACCCCCGGACCCACCGCTTCATTATCGCCatcgccctctccttctctctcttgctcccccttctctcactAAACTCGCACGAGCCGTAGGCTTCAGTGTGCGTTGTCCTTTTTCATTTGTTTCCTTCCCTGGCGCGTGCGCCTGGCTCTTCTTGCCCTTCTCCCACCACCTCTTTCTGCCTCCTCACGCGTACACCAGCTACGTGCACACACAACGCACACCCATACAGCGATACACGGGCGCCCTCGTGCTTCACAGAGGAAGGGTGAGAAACATCCATAGAATCGGCCTAACGCATAGAAGAGTAGGAGGGACGTAGTAAACCTCAGCgttacgtgtgtgtgtgtgtgtgtgtgcagacATCCATAGACGAGGCACTCGCTTGATGCGCTTTGGCTACTGGTAGGCATGTCCACCGACAAGATGGAAAAGTCGTGCCATTTTCCACCATCCTCGCAGTCGTCCCTCGCCTCCTCATCTCTGTCTGCGATCCAGAACGAGGGCACCGCATCCGTGGCCTCGTTCTCCCCGCCGTCTTCTCCGGCCACTTCCGCTTCAATGGCAACACACGGCTCGTCCATCTTCGGCTTTGCGTCGCCTGCTGATACGAAGGGCGTCCAGGAGGTTCCGCTTTCTCTGTCGGCCTTTGAGCGGCGCACAAACGccttggaggaggagcggctgcacTACGCGCAGTTGGGCCAGCGTGCGGCAGATGCCTTTGAGGAGCACCGTCGCGAGCTCACACAGCTGGCGCAGAAGGAGCGGGCCATTCGCAGCCACCGTGAGGATGCGCTGCGGGCTCAGCTACAGGAGACACTTCAAGCGAATCGCGAGCTGAtggcgcgcgtcgctgagcagCGTCAACGGCACGAGAAAGCGTGGTTTGCAGAGCTGCAGGGGCATCgcggcaacaacacacgTCAAGGTGAGTTGGAGTCGACGTTGTGGCAGCTGCATGAGGAGTGGCTAGAGCTGCGGCGGGgcgtggcggaggtggaggctTCGCATGAGGAACATCGCCGAAGCCTTGCCATCTGCTTGCGTGATCAAGAGTGCCTGAGGAATAGGGTGCGCTCCCTGCAGGATGGCCTGTGGGGCGCTGAGGCGAAGGCTGCGGTAGCGGAACAGCATGGGGAAGAAGTCGTTGAAGATCGGCGAGGGCAAATGGGCTCAGTGGCAGCGCAGGTCAAGAGCGTCGACGAGAGTTTGGTGGAAAAGCCGCCCTTGCGCACATACGCTGCAGGGCCACTGCAACTCACGCGGCAGCCCCGCTGCTCGCAGTGCGACGTGCCACCCAAAGTGTGGGGCGGGTCGTCGCCCACGCGTTGTGCGCCGCGTCGCCATTTTGTGCCGACTGGGCCGTGGGATGCCAGCAGCCCCTgtcgcgcctcctcgccctgCACCCACAACGTAgaggcgatggtggcgaCTATCGAGCGTGATAACTACCTGCGACCTCGGTTGTACTACCACCGTGTGGGGTGTGGGCCGACTGGCATGGCCGGCGTCCCCGTAGCGGCAGCCTCAGCGtaccggcagcaccgcagcgacgTTAGCGCGTcgcgaccaccaccgccacctccaggtGCGTGCACCTCACCTTTCTACTGCGCATCGGCGACGACTCCACGGCATGGTTACCACCGCCATCTGCAAAGCGGTCAACACTCTCCCGGgttgtcgtcgtcatcgacCTCGCCcggc contains the following coding sequences:
- a CDS encoding DNA topoisomerase ii is translated as MGKTVEQIYQKKTQHEHILTRPDMYIGTIEPVTDDIWVYDDAENIMKQRKCTWTPGLYKIFDEILVNAADNKVRDPLGQTVIRVWMTEDYVRVYNNGEGIPIQRHREHDLWVPEMIFGHLLTSSNYDDEEAKVTGGRNGFGAKLTNVFSKQFEVETVHSRSRKKFYMKWTNNMLQHDDPIIVPCESADYTMVTFYPDFARFHVDKFSEDILLMMKRRVYDVAGCTDKTLKCFLNDERIACTTFPEYVDLYPTMGEERKAASYSRANDRWELCVRVSNIGPQQVSFVNSIATTRGGTHVKYIMDQIVTKVVEQAKKKKKTDVKSHMIRPHIFLFVNCLIDNPSFDSQTKETLNTVKSKFGSTCDLPNSIVDYIMNSGIVERSVEMANSKIAKEMASKIKSSDRKQIMGIPKLDDANEAGGKHGHRCTLILTEGDSAKTLCTAGLAVKDRDYFGVFPLRGKPLNVREASLKKLAACEEIQCVMKIMGLDIRQKYENTDGLRYGHLMIMSDQDHDGSHIKGLLINFIHCFWPNLLRVPGFLQQFITPIVKARPKGRGGAGKAISFFSMPDYFEWKKAIGDNLSNYQIRYYKGLGTSGAEEGREYFENIDRHRLSFVEQDQSEEDRIVMAFGKDRVEDRKEWITNFKTNVNVNESMDYSVRQVSYRDFVDKELILFSIADCERSIPSAIDGFKPGQRKILFSCFKRNLVNSIKVVQLAGYVSEHSAYHHGEQSLVQTIVGMAQDFVGSNNVPLLRKDGQFGTRLHGGKDHAAGRYIFTRLMHVARAIFHPADDFVVEYKDDDGLSVEPFYYIPVIPMVLVNGTTGIGTGFSTSIPNYNPLEVIRNLERLMRGEEVHKMQPWYFGFTGTMEEKEPGKFISHGRYEVRPDGVVCITELPIGVWTQTYKKFLEDMREKELVVQYREHTTDVTVDFEVFLHPQVLEQWVAQDVVEERLQLKEYVHATNIIAFNKEGQITKYWDAESVLKDFYLVRLDYYAKRKDYLLGELRRLTSKLENMVRFVREVVEGTLVVTKRKKKELLEDLQGRLYLPFPPHAKKKLSSTTVEEEGGEAEPTTQNSEEDVLGMGSAADGGVDDGDAETPEVRRATRNYDYLLGMKLWSLTAEMIARLEAQLARARHDTATMEARTPKDMWMEDLQVLRTKLESFYAAREVEIATIQRKKVKKPFDARRLRVPILSDKARSLLQKEAEKHLKANSSGAGRRIGGGDDAMLGEASSAGGEAARPRPKKAAVKRRRKRDSDDDDDSDSDEDWMLDNSDDGDEGESIVGMGDAGAPPVPKRARGCDPPKKPRAAPKRSAASKPGKKAHNSSDDDGGNSCDNHNSGSSKPVRRRLRKEATLSATAAAATKKAADDFDLDGFGLDALSSASPVSAAPKTTVTAASPSNGSAARARKPNADADDDDLLLLGLGKAKAEANRPTTTANSKRDTAIATAPAKPRPKPAARRRRHISSSDLSDDDGDSTDESVPSSEESSSSSSDLGSDYSFSD